In a single window of the Longimicrobiaceae bacterium genome:
- a CDS encoding NAD-dependent epimerase/dehydratase family protein: protein MTSVRGPVLVTGATGFLGRQLSAALAAEGIPVRGLVRDPAARLPDGVEPAPAAGLHDREALRRALDGAQAVVHLAARVHVMRDAAADPLTEFRRVNVEGTRVLLEEAVSAGVRSFVFVSSVKAVGEESDAPWTEDTPPRPVDPYGISKLEAERLVREMADRAGLHAPILRLPLVYGPGVKGNMLQLFALVSRGVPLPFGAVPNRRSMVYSGNVVAAIRAVLDSPAAGSGVFFVSDGRDLTTPELVREVARALGVEPRLLRVPPALLHVAARAGDVLSRVAPFPLTSPALQRLTGSLALDASELGRVTGFRPPYSVEEGLRATAEWYRAGDAARA, encoded by the coding sequence ATGACCTCCGTGCGCGGGCCGGTGCTGGTCACCGGCGCGACCGGCTTCCTGGGGCGGCAGCTCTCCGCGGCTCTGGCCGCGGAGGGCATCCCCGTCCGCGGGCTGGTGCGCGATCCCGCCGCCCGGCTCCCCGACGGCGTGGAGCCTGCCCCCGCCGCGGGCCTCCACGACCGCGAGGCGCTCCGCCGCGCCCTGGACGGCGCGCAGGCCGTGGTCCACCTCGCGGCCCGCGTGCACGTGATGCGCGACGCGGCCGCGGACCCGCTGACGGAGTTCCGCCGCGTGAACGTGGAGGGCACCCGCGTGCTGCTGGAGGAGGCGGTGTCCGCCGGTGTGCGGAGCTTTGTCTTCGTCAGCTCTGTGAAGGCGGTGGGAGAGGAGAGCGACGCCCCCTGGACCGAGGATACGCCCCCGCGGCCGGTGGACCCCTACGGGATCAGCAAGCTGGAAGCGGAGCGGCTGGTGCGCGAGATGGCGGACCGGGCTGGGCTCCATGCGCCCATCCTGCGCCTCCCCCTCGTCTACGGCCCCGGGGTCAAGGGGAACATGCTCCAGCTCTTCGCCCTGGTGAGCCGCGGCGTGCCGCTCCCTTTCGGCGCGGTGCCGAACCGGCGCAGCATGGTCTACTCCGGGAACGTGGTCGCCGCGATTCGGGCGGTGCTGGACTCACCTGCGGCGGGATCGGGGGTCTTTTTCGTGAGCGACGGGCGCGACCTGACCACCCCGGAGCTGGTCCGCGAGGTCGCCCGGGCGCTCGGCGTCGAGCCGCGGTTGCTGCGCGTCCCGCCTGCGCTCCTGCACGTCGCCGCCCGAGCCGGAGACGTGCTCTCGCGGGTCGCGCCGTTCCCGCTCACCTCCCCGGCGCTGCAGCGGCTCACCGGCTCGCTCGCGCTGGACGCGAGCGAGCTCGGGCGGGTCACCGGCTTCCGCCCCCCCTACTCGGTGGAGGAGGGGCTCCGTGCCACCGCCGAGTGGTACCGCGCCG
- the wecB gene encoding UDP-N-acetylglucosamine 2-epimerase (non-hydrolyzing), with product MSGSIPRRVLVVAGARPNFMKVAPVLHALHAAGHQALLVHTGQHYDVRMSDAFFADLAIPEPDFHLGVGSGSHALQTARVMEAFEGVLLEVRPDWVVVVGDVNSTLACALVVSKLKEETGSRIAHVEAGLRSGDWRMPEEVNRVLTDRLSDLLLTPSRDAHPNLLAEGIPEERIAFVGNVMIDTLLAQLPAARALGLPRRLGLRPGGYAVATLHRPSNVDSEPTLRAALEGLARVAGRMPVAIPLHPRTLKSVEAHGLEPLLARLCRLEPLGYREMLALTDGAAVVLTDSGGLQEETTALGVPCVTLREQTERPVTITEGTNRLAPWPLAPDGVEAAFEEALAAGRAAPGERSPEGWDGRAAVRIVERLAE from the coding sequence GTGAGCGGTTCCATTCCCAGGCGGGTCCTGGTGGTCGCCGGGGCCCGCCCCAACTTCATGAAGGTCGCCCCCGTGCTGCACGCGCTCCACGCGGCGGGGCACCAGGCGCTCCTCGTGCACACCGGGCAGCACTACGACGTGCGCATGTCGGACGCCTTCTTCGCCGACCTGGCGATCCCCGAGCCCGACTTCCACCTCGGGGTGGGCTCCGGCTCGCACGCGCTGCAGACGGCGCGCGTGATGGAGGCGTTCGAGGGCGTCCTCCTAGAGGTGCGCCCCGACTGGGTGGTGGTGGTGGGCGACGTCAACTCCACTCTCGCCTGCGCGCTGGTCGTCTCCAAGCTCAAGGAGGAAACGGGGAGCCGCATCGCCCACGTGGAGGCGGGGCTGCGGAGCGGCGACTGGCGGATGCCGGAGGAGGTGAACCGCGTCCTCACCGACCGGCTCTCCGATCTGCTGCTCACCCCCTCCCGCGACGCGCACCCCAACCTCCTCGCGGAGGGGATCCCGGAGGAGCGCATCGCCTTCGTGGGGAACGTGATGATCGACACCCTTCTGGCGCAGCTCCCCGCCGCCCGCGCCCTGGGGCTCCCCAGGCGGCTGGGCCTGCGGCCCGGAGGGTACGCGGTGGCGACCCTGCACCGGCCCTCCAACGTGGACTCCGAGCCCACGCTCCGGGCCGCCCTGGAGGGGCTCGCGCGCGTCGCCGGGCGCATGCCGGTGGCGATCCCGCTGCACCCCCGCACGCTGAAGAGCGTGGAGGCCCACGGGCTGGAGCCTCTGCTGGCCCGCCTCTGCCGGCTGGAACCGCTGGGCTACCGGGAGATGCTCGCGCTCACCGACGGCGCGGCGGTGGTCCTCACCGACTCCGGCGGGCTCCAGGAGGAGACGACCGCGCTGGGCGTCCCCTGCGTCACCCTCCGCGAGCAGACAGAGCGGCCGGTGACCATCACGGAGGGGACCAACCGCCTCGCTCCATGGCCCCTGGCGCCGGACGGGGTGGAGGCCGCCTTCGAGGAGGCGCTGGCCGCGGGCCGGGCGGCCCCGGGCGAGCGGTCCCCCGAGGGGTGGGACGGCCGCGCCGCGGTGCGCATCGTGGAGCGGCTGGCGGAATGA